Proteins from one Vicugna pacos chromosome 25, VicPac4, whole genome shotgun sequence genomic window:
- the TONSL gene encoding tonsoku-like protein isoform X2, whose product MSLDRELRQLSKAKAKAQRSGQLREEAALCHQLGELLASHGCYAEALQEHQQELQLLETTDDPLGCAVAHRKIGERLAEMEDYSAALQHQHRYLELAHSLSNYIEQQRAWATIGRTHLDIYDHHQSQDALLQAQTAFEKSLAIVEEKLEGTLAKRELSEMRTRLYLNLGLTFESLQEMALCNAYFKKSIFLAEQNHLYEDLFRARYNLGAIHWRRGQHSQAMRCLEGARECARVMKQAFMESECCVLTSQVLQDLGDFLAAKRALKKAYRLGSQKPLQKAVVCRTLKYVLAVVRLQQQLEESKGSDPQAAMGICEQLGDLFSKAGDFPKAAKAYQKQLQLAELLRRPGPELAVIHVSLAATLGDMKDHRQAVRHYEEELRLRGGNALEEAKTWLNIALSREEAGDAYELLAPCFQKALSCAQQARQPQLQRQALQHLHTVQLRLQPQEAPGTEARLQELGVAEDEEDEGDQGDDDDDTLEAIEVELSESEDEADGRSPQLEEDEELPGCLGRRRVNKWNRRNDVGETLLHRACIEGKLGRVQDLVRQGHPLNPRDYCGWTPLHEACNYGHLDIVRFLLDHGAAVDDPGGQGCEGITPLHDALNCGHFEVAELLIKRGASVTLRTRKGHSPLETLQQWVKLYSRDLDSETQKKAGAMERLLQAASLSRAPNGSLAPQTLPSNHLFDPETSPPSSPCPGSRGACQASARTSHEAPVVTRPRRSRHRLASSSSSEGEDSSGPPQATQKRPRHSVPAQQAKAWMPGPSSEGEAAMASAGWVAYRAAIRGVGSARSCCLGPSPLRGPDEAPSLPAALVPGEECLTEDWLEDDLPRTHSHPDIWPPRPQSDGDGRRLSASGSGGSASPIRPRTRARQSRLPSLKSWSALVRPEGDCSPAMEAPQGPEVPRTSGPGGESPAAGQPSGQALPPPIRVRVRVQDSLFLIPVPHREAHSVAWLAEQAAQRYHQACGLLPRLTLQKEGALLAPQDPIPAVLQNNEEVLAEVTSWDLPPLMDRYRRACQSLEQGEHRQVLQAMEHQGSGPSFSACSLALRQAQLTPLLRALKLHSALRELHLAGNQLEDGCIAELLAALDTVPGLTLLDLSSNHLGPEGLRQLATGLLGQATLQNLEELDLSMNPLGDGCGRALASVLQACPLLRTLYLRACGFGPSFFLNHQVALDNAFRDAKCLKTLALSYNVLGATALAQALQSLPAHTLLRLELSAVTASKSDTGLVEPMVRYLTKEGCALEHLSLSANHLGDKAVRDLSRCLPLCPSLVSLDLSANPEISCASLEELLSALRERPQGLSFLGLAGCAVQGPLGPGLWDQALGQLQELQLCSRRLSAEDRGALHRLLPSRLGPRTCTLDQGHKLFFKRL is encoded by the exons ATGAGCCTGGACCGCGAGCTTCGCC AGCTGAgcaaggccaaggccaaggcccAGAGGAGCGGGCAGCTGCGGGAGGAGGCCGCTCTCTGCCACCAGCTAGGGGAGCTCCTGGCCAGCCATG GCTGCTACGCGGAGGCCCTGCAGGAGCACCAGCAAGAGCTGCAGCTCCTAGAGACCACCGACGACCCTCTGGGCTGCGCGGTGGCCCACCGCAAGATCGGAGAGCGGCTGGCAGAGATGGAGGACTACTCAGCTGCCCTGCAG CACCAGCACCGCTACCTGGAGCTGGCACATTCCCTGTCCAACTACATCGAGCAGCAGAGGGCCTGGGCCACCATCGGCCGCACCCACCTGGACATCTATGATCACCACCAGTCACAGGACGCCTTGCTTCAGGCACAGACTGCCTTCGAGAAAAGCTTGGCTATAGTGGAGGAGAAGCTGGAAG GAACGTTGGCCAAACGAGAGCTGAGTGAAATGAGGACCCGGCTCTACCTTAACCTCGGCCTCACCTTCGAGAGCCTGCAGGAGATGGCTCTTTGCAACGCCTACTTCAAGAAGAGTATCTTTCTTGCTGA GCAGAACCACCTCTACGAGGACCTGTTTCGTGCCCGCTACAACCTGGGCGCCATCCACTGGCGCAGGGGACAGCACTCCCAGGCCATGCGCTGCCTGGAGGGGGCCCGGGAGTGCGCGCGTGTCATGAAGCAGGCCTTCATGGAGAGCGAGTGCTGCGTGCTCACCTCACAG GTCCTCCAAGACCTGGGGGATTTTTTGGCTGCCAAGAGAGCCTTGAAGAAGGCCTATAGGCTTGGCTCCCAGAAGCCTTTGCAGAAGGCAGTGGTCTGCCGGACCCTCAAGTATG TGCTGGCAGTGGTCCggctgcagcagcagctggaggagtCCAAGGGTAGTGACCCTCAGGCCGCCATGGGCATCTGTGAGCAGTTGGGGGACCTGTTCTCCAAGGCCGGTGACTTCCCCAAGGCCGCCAAGGCCTACCAGAAGCAG CTGCAGTTGGCGGAGCTGCTTCGCAGGCCAGGCCCTGAGCTGGCTGTCATCCACGTGTCTCTGGCTGCCACCTTGGGAGACATGAAGGACCACCGCCAGGCCGTGCGCCACTATGAGGAGGAGCTAAGGCTGCGTGGCGGCAACGCCCTGGAG GAGGCCAAGACCTGGTTGAACATCGCACTGTCCCGTGAGGAGGCCGGAGATGCCTACGAGCTGCTGGCGCCATGCTTCCAGAAGGCTCTCAGCTGTGCCCAGCAGGCTCGGCAGCCCCAGCTGCAG AGGCAGGCCTTACAGCACCTCCACACCGTGCAGTTGAGGCTGCAGCCCCAGGAGGCCCCTGGCACTGAAGCCAGGCTGCAGGAGCTGGGTGTGGCTGAGGACGAGGAGGACGAGGGCGACCAAGGGGACGACGACGACGACACCCTGGAGGCCATCGAGGTGGAGCTCTCGGAGAGCG AGGATGAAGCTGATGGCAGGTCCCCGCAGCTAGAGGAGGACGAGGAGCTTCCAGGCTGCCTGGGCCGGCGGAGGGTGAACAAG TGGAACCGGCGCAACGACGTTGGGGAGACTCTGCTGCATCGGGCCTGCATCGAGGGCAAGCTGGGCCGCGTCCAGGACCTCGTGAGGCAG GGCCACCCCCTGAACCCTCGGGACTACTGTGGCTGGACGCCCCTGCATGAGGCCTGCAACTACGGGCATCTGG ACATCGTCCGTTTCCTGCTGGACCATGGGGCTGCGGTGGATGACCCAGGTGGCCAGGGCTGTGAGGGCATCACTCCCCTGCACGATGCCCTCAACTGTGGCCACTTTGAGGTGGCCGAGCTGCTCATCAAGCGGGGAGCGTCGGTCACCCTCCGAACCAGGAAG GGCCACAGCCCGCTGGAGACCCTGCAGCAGTGGGTGAAGCTGTACAGCAGGGATCTGGACAGCGAGACGCAAAAGAAGGCGGGTGCCATGGAGAGGCTGCTCCAGGCGGCCTCCTTGAGCCGAG CTCCTAACGGCTCCCTGGCTCCCCAGACCCTCCCAAGTAACCATCTATTTGACCCTGAGACCTCTCCCCCATCAAGCCCCTGCCCAGGATCCCGAGGGGCCTGTCAGGCAAGTGCCAGGACCTCTCATGAGGCACCAGTTGTGACCAGACCTCGGAGGAGCAGGCACAGGCTGGCCAGCAGTAGCAGCTCAGAGGGTGAGGACAGCTCAGGTCCCCCACAGGCAACCCAGAAGAGGCCCCGGCACTCTGTCCCAGCCCAGCAGGCCAAGGCCTGGATGCCTGGCCCCAGCAGTGAAGGGGAGGCAGCCATGGCGAGTGCTGGCTGGGTGGCCTACCGTGCAGCTATCCGCGGTGTGGGTAGTGCCCGGAGCTGCTGCCTGGGTCCCAGCCCACTGCGAGGCCCTGACGAGGCCCCCAGCCTCCCGGCAGCACTCGTCCCTGGGGAGGAATGCTTGACTGAGGACTGGCTGGAGGATGACTTGCCTCGGACCCACAGCCACCCGGATATCTGGCCGCCCCGCCCCCAGAGCGATGGGGACGGCAGGAGGCTCAGTGCTTCGGGATCAGGCGGCAGTGCGAGTCCCATCAGGCCTCGGACCCGGGCCAGACAGAGCCGTCTGCCCTCCCTCAAGAGTTGGAGTGCACTGGTCAGACCAGAGGGAGACTGCAGCCCAGCCATGGAGGCCCCACAGGGCCCCGAGGTCCCCAGGACCTCGGGGCCCGGTGGGGAGAGCCCTGCAGCAGGCCAGCCCTCG ggccaggccctgccccctcccatccGAGTTCGAGTCCGAGTGCAGGATAGTCTCTTCCTCATCCCTGTCCCGCACAG GGAGGCCCACTCTGTGGCCTGGCTGGCTGAGCAGGCCGCCCAACGTTACCACCAGGCCTGTGGGCTGCTGCCACGGCTCACCCTACAAAAAGAGGGGGCCCTGCTGGCCCCCCAGGACCCCATCCCTGCTGTGCTGCAGAACAATGAGGAG GTGTTGGCTGAGGTGACTTCCTGGGACCTTCCCCCACTGATGGACCGCTACCGCAGAGCCTGCCAGAGCCTGGAGCAAG GGGAGCACCGGCAGGTACTGCAGGCCATGGAGCACCAGGGCTCAGGCCCTTCGTTCAGCGCCTGCTCCCTGGCCCTgcgccaggcccagctcaccccTCTGCTGCGGGCCCTGAAGCTGCACTCGGCGCTCCGGGAACTGCATCTGGCAGGGAACCAGCTGGAGGATGGATGCATTGCTGAGCTGCTGGCTGCCCTGGACACTGTGCCCGGCCTGACCCTCCTGGACCTCTCCTCCAATCACCTGGGCCCTGAAGGCCTGCGCCAGCTTGCCACAGGCCTCCTGGGGCAGGCCACCTTGCAG AACTTGGAAGAGCTGGACTTAAGCATGAACCCCCTCGGGGATGGCTGTGGCCGGGCCCTGGCCTCTGTTCTGCAGGCCTGCCCCTTGCTCCGCACCCTGTACCTCCGGGCCTGTGGCTTTGGCCCCAGCTTCTTCCTTAACCACCAGGTGGCCCTTGACAATGCCTTCCGAG ATGCCAAGTGCCTGAAGACACTGGCCCTGTCCTACAATGTCCTGGGCGCCAcagccctggcccaggccctgcaGAGCCTCCCCGCCCACACCCTCCTGCGCCTGGAGCTGAGTGCTGTGACAGCCAGCAAGAGTGACACAGGCCTTGTGGAGCCCATGGTCAGATACCTGACGAAG GAAGGCTGTGCTCTGGAGCATCTGAGCCTGTCGGCAAACCACCTGGGCGACAAGGCAGTGAGAGACCTGAGCAG ATGTCTCCCCCTCTGTCCCTCGCTGGTCTCACTGGATCTGTCCGCCAACCCCGAGATCAGCTGTGCCAGCCTGGAGGAGCTCCTGTCTGCCCTCCGAGAGCGGCCCCAAGGCCTCAGCTTCCTTGGCCTGGCAG GCTGTGCTGTCCAGGGCCCCCTGGGCCCGGGCCTTTGGGACCAGGCTCTGGGACAGCTGCAGGAGTTACAGCTGTGCAGCAGACGTCTCTCCGCTGAGGACCGGGGTGCCCTGCACCGGCTGCTGCCCAGCCGGCTGGGCCCCAGAACCTGCACGCTGGACCAAGGCCATAAGCTCTTTTTCAAGCGCCTCTGA
- the TONSL gene encoding tonsoku-like protein isoform X3 produces the protein MSLDRELRQLSKAKAKAQRSGQLREEAALCHQLGELLASHGCYAEALQEHQQELQLLETTDDPLGCAVAHRKIGERLAEMEDYSAALQHQHRYLELAHSLSNYIEQQRAWATIGRTHLDIYDHHQSQDALLQAQTAFEKSLAIVEEKLEGTLAKRELSEMRTRLYLNLGLTFESLQEMALCNAYFKKSIFLAEQNHLYEDLFRARYNLGAIHWRRGQHSQAMRCLEGARECARVMKQAFMESECCVLTSQVLQDLGDFLAAKRALKKAYRLGSQKPLQKAVVCRTLKYVLAVVRLQQQLEESKGSDPQAAMGICEQLGDLFSKAGDFPKAAKAYQKQLQLAELLRRPGPELAVIHVSLAATLGDMKDHRQAVRHYEEELRLRGGNALEEAKTWLNIALSREEAGDAYELLAPCFQKALSCAQQARQPQLQRQALQHLHTVQLRLQPQEAPGTEARLQELGVAEDEEDEGDQGDDDDDTLEAIEVELSESEDEADGRSPQLEEDEELPGCLGRRRVNKWNRRNDVGETLLHRACIEGKLGRVQDLVRQGHPLNPRDYCGWTPLHEACNYGHLDIVRFLLDHGAAVDDPGGQGCEGITPLHDALNCGHFEVAELLIKRGASVTLRTRKGHSPLETLQQWVKLYSRDLDSETQKKAGAMERLLQAASLSRAPNGSLAPQTLPSNHLFDPETSPPSSPCPGSRGACQASARTSHEAPVVTRPRRSRHRLASSSSSEGEDSSGPPQATQKRPRHSVPAQQAKAWMPGPSSEGEAAMASAGWVAYRAAIRGVGSARSCCLGPSPLRGPDEAPSLPAALVPGEECLTEDWLEDDLPRTHSHPDIWPPRPQSDGDGRRLSASGSGGSASPIRPRTRARQSRLPSLKSWSALVRPEGDCSPAMEAPQGPEVPRTSGPGGESPAAGQPSGQALPPPIRVRVRVQDSLFLIPVPHSREAHSVAWLAEQAAQRYHQACGLLPRLTLQKEGALLAPQDPIPAVLQNNEEVLAEVTSWDLPPLMDRYRRACQSLEQGEHRQVLQAMEHQGSGPSFSACSLALRQAQLTPLLRALKLHSALRELHLAGNQLEDGCIAELLAALDTVPGLTLLDLSSNHLGPEGLRQLATGLLGQATLQNLEELDLSMNPLGDGCGRALASVLQACPLLRTLYLRACGFGPSFFLNHQVALDNAFRDAKCLKTLALSYNVLGATALAQALQSLPAHTLLRLELSAVTASKSDTGLVEPMVRYLTKEGCALEHLSLSANHLGDKAVRDLSRLCCPGPPGPGPLGPGSGTAAGVTAVQQTSLR, from the exons ATGAGCCTGGACCGCGAGCTTCGCC AGCTGAgcaaggccaaggccaaggcccAGAGGAGCGGGCAGCTGCGGGAGGAGGCCGCTCTCTGCCACCAGCTAGGGGAGCTCCTGGCCAGCCATG GCTGCTACGCGGAGGCCCTGCAGGAGCACCAGCAAGAGCTGCAGCTCCTAGAGACCACCGACGACCCTCTGGGCTGCGCGGTGGCCCACCGCAAGATCGGAGAGCGGCTGGCAGAGATGGAGGACTACTCAGCTGCCCTGCAG CACCAGCACCGCTACCTGGAGCTGGCACATTCCCTGTCCAACTACATCGAGCAGCAGAGGGCCTGGGCCACCATCGGCCGCACCCACCTGGACATCTATGATCACCACCAGTCACAGGACGCCTTGCTTCAGGCACAGACTGCCTTCGAGAAAAGCTTGGCTATAGTGGAGGAGAAGCTGGAAG GAACGTTGGCCAAACGAGAGCTGAGTGAAATGAGGACCCGGCTCTACCTTAACCTCGGCCTCACCTTCGAGAGCCTGCAGGAGATGGCTCTTTGCAACGCCTACTTCAAGAAGAGTATCTTTCTTGCTGA GCAGAACCACCTCTACGAGGACCTGTTTCGTGCCCGCTACAACCTGGGCGCCATCCACTGGCGCAGGGGACAGCACTCCCAGGCCATGCGCTGCCTGGAGGGGGCCCGGGAGTGCGCGCGTGTCATGAAGCAGGCCTTCATGGAGAGCGAGTGCTGCGTGCTCACCTCACAG GTCCTCCAAGACCTGGGGGATTTTTTGGCTGCCAAGAGAGCCTTGAAGAAGGCCTATAGGCTTGGCTCCCAGAAGCCTTTGCAGAAGGCAGTGGTCTGCCGGACCCTCAAGTATG TGCTGGCAGTGGTCCggctgcagcagcagctggaggagtCCAAGGGTAGTGACCCTCAGGCCGCCATGGGCATCTGTGAGCAGTTGGGGGACCTGTTCTCCAAGGCCGGTGACTTCCCCAAGGCCGCCAAGGCCTACCAGAAGCAG CTGCAGTTGGCGGAGCTGCTTCGCAGGCCAGGCCCTGAGCTGGCTGTCATCCACGTGTCTCTGGCTGCCACCTTGGGAGACATGAAGGACCACCGCCAGGCCGTGCGCCACTATGAGGAGGAGCTAAGGCTGCGTGGCGGCAACGCCCTGGAG GAGGCCAAGACCTGGTTGAACATCGCACTGTCCCGTGAGGAGGCCGGAGATGCCTACGAGCTGCTGGCGCCATGCTTCCAGAAGGCTCTCAGCTGTGCCCAGCAGGCTCGGCAGCCCCAGCTGCAG AGGCAGGCCTTACAGCACCTCCACACCGTGCAGTTGAGGCTGCAGCCCCAGGAGGCCCCTGGCACTGAAGCCAGGCTGCAGGAGCTGGGTGTGGCTGAGGACGAGGAGGACGAGGGCGACCAAGGGGACGACGACGACGACACCCTGGAGGCCATCGAGGTGGAGCTCTCGGAGAGCG AGGATGAAGCTGATGGCAGGTCCCCGCAGCTAGAGGAGGACGAGGAGCTTCCAGGCTGCCTGGGCCGGCGGAGGGTGAACAAG TGGAACCGGCGCAACGACGTTGGGGAGACTCTGCTGCATCGGGCCTGCATCGAGGGCAAGCTGGGCCGCGTCCAGGACCTCGTGAGGCAG GGCCACCCCCTGAACCCTCGGGACTACTGTGGCTGGACGCCCCTGCATGAGGCCTGCAACTACGGGCATCTGG ACATCGTCCGTTTCCTGCTGGACCATGGGGCTGCGGTGGATGACCCAGGTGGCCAGGGCTGTGAGGGCATCACTCCCCTGCACGATGCCCTCAACTGTGGCCACTTTGAGGTGGCCGAGCTGCTCATCAAGCGGGGAGCGTCGGTCACCCTCCGAACCAGGAAG GGCCACAGCCCGCTGGAGACCCTGCAGCAGTGGGTGAAGCTGTACAGCAGGGATCTGGACAGCGAGACGCAAAAGAAGGCGGGTGCCATGGAGAGGCTGCTCCAGGCGGCCTCCTTGAGCCGAG CTCCTAACGGCTCCCTGGCTCCCCAGACCCTCCCAAGTAACCATCTATTTGACCCTGAGACCTCTCCCCCATCAAGCCCCTGCCCAGGATCCCGAGGGGCCTGTCAGGCAAGTGCCAGGACCTCTCATGAGGCACCAGTTGTGACCAGACCTCGGAGGAGCAGGCACAGGCTGGCCAGCAGTAGCAGCTCAGAGGGTGAGGACAGCTCAGGTCCCCCACAGGCAACCCAGAAGAGGCCCCGGCACTCTGTCCCAGCCCAGCAGGCCAAGGCCTGGATGCCTGGCCCCAGCAGTGAAGGGGAGGCAGCCATGGCGAGTGCTGGCTGGGTGGCCTACCGTGCAGCTATCCGCGGTGTGGGTAGTGCCCGGAGCTGCTGCCTGGGTCCCAGCCCACTGCGAGGCCCTGACGAGGCCCCCAGCCTCCCGGCAGCACTCGTCCCTGGGGAGGAATGCTTGACTGAGGACTGGCTGGAGGATGACTTGCCTCGGACCCACAGCCACCCGGATATCTGGCCGCCCCGCCCCCAGAGCGATGGGGACGGCAGGAGGCTCAGTGCTTCGGGATCAGGCGGCAGTGCGAGTCCCATCAGGCCTCGGACCCGGGCCAGACAGAGCCGTCTGCCCTCCCTCAAGAGTTGGAGTGCACTGGTCAGACCAGAGGGAGACTGCAGCCCAGCCATGGAGGCCCCACAGGGCCCCGAGGTCCCCAGGACCTCGGGGCCCGGTGGGGAGAGCCCTGCAGCAGGCCAGCCCTCG ggccaggccctgccccctcccatccGAGTTCGAGTCCGAGTGCAGGATAGTCTCTTCCTCATCCCTGTCCCGCACAG CAGGGAGGCCCACTCTGTGGCCTGGCTGGCTGAGCAGGCCGCCCAACGTTACCACCAGGCCTGTGGGCTGCTGCCACGGCTCACCCTACAAAAAGAGGGGGCCCTGCTGGCCCCCCAGGACCCCATCCCTGCTGTGCTGCAGAACAATGAGGAG GTGTTGGCTGAGGTGACTTCCTGGGACCTTCCCCCACTGATGGACCGCTACCGCAGAGCCTGCCAGAGCCTGGAGCAAG GGGAGCACCGGCAGGTACTGCAGGCCATGGAGCACCAGGGCTCAGGCCCTTCGTTCAGCGCCTGCTCCCTGGCCCTgcgccaggcccagctcaccccTCTGCTGCGGGCCCTGAAGCTGCACTCGGCGCTCCGGGAACTGCATCTGGCAGGGAACCAGCTGGAGGATGGATGCATTGCTGAGCTGCTGGCTGCCCTGGACACTGTGCCCGGCCTGACCCTCCTGGACCTCTCCTCCAATCACCTGGGCCCTGAAGGCCTGCGCCAGCTTGCCACAGGCCTCCTGGGGCAGGCCACCTTGCAG AACTTGGAAGAGCTGGACTTAAGCATGAACCCCCTCGGGGATGGCTGTGGCCGGGCCCTGGCCTCTGTTCTGCAGGCCTGCCCCTTGCTCCGCACCCTGTACCTCCGGGCCTGTGGCTTTGGCCCCAGCTTCTTCCTTAACCACCAGGTGGCCCTTGACAATGCCTTCCGAG ATGCCAAGTGCCTGAAGACACTGGCCCTGTCCTACAATGTCCTGGGCGCCAcagccctggcccaggccctgcaGAGCCTCCCCGCCCACACCCTCCTGCGCCTGGAGCTGAGTGCTGTGACAGCCAGCAAGAGTGACACAGGCCTTGTGGAGCCCATGGTCAGATACCTGACGAAG GAAGGCTGTGCTCTGGAGCATCTGAGCCTGTCGGCAAACCACCTGGGCGACAAGGCAGTGAGAGACCTGAGCAG GCTGTGCTGTCCAGGGCCCCCTGGGCCCGGGCCTTTGGGACCAGGCTCTGGGACAGCTGCAGGAGTTACAGCTGTGCAGCAGACGTCTCTCCGCTGA